In Salvelinus sp. IW2-2015 linkage group LG3, ASM291031v2, whole genome shotgun sequence, the DNA window gtcaaagggtctgaatattttccgaaggcactgtatctaacctgactttctccccccccccccccccttcctcttccAGACTATGCGTGGCCCCTGCCCAGTGCATTGTGTCCTATCTGGATCTACCTGGATGTTCTCTTCTCTACAGCCAGTATAATGCACTTGTGTGCTATATCTCTGGATCGATACGTGGCCATAAGAAATCCTATAGAGCACAGCCGTTTCAACTCCAGAACTAAAGCTATGTTGAAGATAGCAGCTGTGTGGACTATATCTATAGGTAGGTAAGGGGATATATGGGTGCAtgcatcacacccacacacacgcacagagtaCTCCTTTAGGAAATGTTGATGAATAGAGGCAGACGGAGACTTTGTTATTTCCTCTTTCTGCCTACTCATCTAGACCTCTTGGCTATTTAGCTgtttatccctccatctctctctccctccctctctcgttgtAAAGCGTGGTGGTATACCAAAACTGTGTGAGACTGACACAGACAtgattctctctccttctctctctctctatctgtctctctctctttctctctttgaggaTGGGATAGATAAGTCAAGTCAATGGATCTGGTAGACAGCCAGATGACAGGGTGAAaggtcaggttgtgtgtgtgcctcagtgtgtgtgtgcctcagtgtgtgtgtgtgtgtgatgtgtgtgtgtgtgtgttgtgtgtgtgtgtgtgtgtgtgtgtgtgtgtgtgtgtgtgtgtgtgtgtgtgtgtgtgtgtgtgcgtgtgcgcgtgcgtgcgtgtgtgtggttaaACAGATGACATGGTCCGAGGTAGTCCAATCGCGAAATTCGAAGTATGATGGATGAACGTCTATTTTTGGATGCTataattccgcgtggttacagggttaattccgcgtggttacaggcttaaaacagaaacaactcaaaggttaaCAGTTCAGGCATTAAttccgagtggttaaggttagcgcTATGGTTTGGGCAAGGCTTAAAagaaaagaaataaaaacaacacgcTGCTTCCATCATCCATCAAGTATTCTCACAGCTTGCCAGGGTATTGTGAACTGtggttggcagcgattacagccttgagtctccttcgatatgatgctacaagcttggcacacctgtatttgggaaggttctcccattcttctctgcagatcctctcaagctctgtcagtttggatggggagcgtcgctgcacagctatttttaggtctctccagagaagttcaatcgggttcaagtccgggttctggctgggctactcaaggacattcagagacttgttccgaagtcactcctacgttgtcttggctgtgtgcttagggtcattgtcctgttggaaggtgaccctttgcggcagtctgaggtcctgagtgcactggagcaggtttttatcaaggatctctctgtactttgctctgttcatatttctcttgatcctgactagtttcccagaccctgctgctgaaaaacatccccacagcatgatgctgccaccaccatgccttaccgttgggatggtgccaggtttcttccagacgtgtcacttggcatttaggccaaagagttcaatcttggtttcatcagacctgagaattttgtttctcatggtctgagagtattttaggtgccttttggctaattccaagcgggctgtcatgggccttatgttgaggagtggcttctgtctggccactctaccataatggcctgatttgtgattggagtgctgcagagatggttgtccttatggaaggttctcccatgtccacTGAGGAACTcatgagctctgtcagagtgaccatcaggttcttggtcacctccctgaccaaggcccgattgctcagtttggcagggcggccagctctaggaagagtcttggtggttccaaacttattccattgaagaatgaggtcactgtgttcttggggaccttcaatgctgcagaaaatctgtgcctcgacccaatcctgtctcggagctctacagacaattccttcaacctcatgggttggtttttgtaacggaacaaaatgcggaaaaagtcaaggggtctgagtactttccaaattcatgcagtttcttgactgtgtcaaGCTCattaataatcacagaaatgaaaGCTAAAATGCACATATTGACGGACCTCATTGAAGACTGAATACAGCCCCTGGGGGAAAAATAAGTTTAACACCCCTGGATTAGAGGGATGCGTGGAATTACTATTTTATCTGTCTTtgtctatgtgtctctctgtctctctcgctctctctttacctttttgtctctctctctatcctttttctatctctctttctctcacttctctctctcaaccctctgTATTCTTCTTTCATCCGTCTCTCTACATTTAATTAAAGCTTATTAGGTCTGCACAACAAAAACAGTCTTGATCCCTCTCCTCCGTCCCACTCCTCTCTTTATTTCCTTCTTTCatccctattttctctctctttctattttttcATCCATACCTTTCCTAGTCATCGGCCTTCACAACAAGGACAATTTCTTCATGTCTCTCCTCGCCACATCcttctatttatctctctccttctctcaggaGTGTCCATGCCTATAACAGTAATCAGCATCCACAACAAGYACAACGtcttcatctgtctctccttttctttctcttatCCCTAatcttttttctctcccctccctccttccctactatctcatccctctctttctttctctccctctatcttagGAGTGTCCAAGCCTATCCCGGTCATCAGCCTTTACAAGGACAATGTCTTTAACggtctctctctaatctctctctcttcttctctaaccactcgctctttctctctctccttctactagGAGTGTCAATGCCTATCCCGGTCATCGGCCTCCATAACAAGGACAAGGTGTTTGTTGACGGAAGCTGTGTCCTCAACGAGGAGCACTTCATGCTGATTGGCTCGTTCGTGGCCTTCTTCATCCCATTGGTCATCATGGTGGTGTCCTACTACCTAACCGTACAGGTCTGTCAGAGAATGTTTTAATTGGATAGCCATTTGATGTTCTGTCTTTTGATTGGCTAGCCATGTATTTGTCCCGCCTCTGATTGAATCTCATTGGTCTGTCAGAGAGGAAATATAACACAGGGCCAACTTTGTCGGCTACAACCACTAAGATGGTGTTGGCATGTTTTGATTTGCTCCCTTTTTGATAGGAATGGAGATGTGTCTTTGGCTTAAAAGGCATGTGGCTcatacacacagcaaacacagacATAAGACATAAGAACAGTAGGACAAAATTAGACCGCTGTAATATCacatcctgtctgtctttctccagGTCCTCCAGCGCCAGGCAACCGTCTTCCTCTACGAGGGGAAGACTCCCTCCCATCAGCCACTACACCCGCCGCCCACTCCCTCAAACCACCGATCCCCGGCCCTAAACTTCCAAGTCCCACCCATAAACATTGAGGCTCCTCCTCCTAGAAGACAAGGGAGTCTGAGCTGCCAGAAAGGGGCAGAGCATGTCCGGCAGACCAGCCTCCTAAACACCTCCCCCTCAGAGTACATTAGCATAATTCCAAGTTCCGAGGTGGCATCCCAGCTGAGCTCGCCGACGGGGCATGATCCACGGGACAGTATCGGGAGACGGGGGATGATGCAGGCCATCAAGAATGAGAGGCGGGCCTCCAAGGTGAGGACCAACTTTACACAACTATGATCTTCTTTTCTGTTCTCGTCTCTTccatttcattattttccattcTGTTCTATTGCATTCCATAACCGTTTATACTCCACACTAatcttgttctatgttgtctattctACTCTGTTCTAGGTTCTGAGGATTGTGTTCTCTAATCTAATTTGTTCTAATGTGTTCTATATTATCTGTCCTATTCTCTAGGTGCTGGGGATTGTGTTCTTCCTCTTCCTGATCATGTGGTGTCCTTTCTTCATCACCAATGTCACATACGTCCTCTGCCAGGGTACATGCAATGAGCCGCTATTAGCCGAGCTCCTCAACGTCTTCGTATGGGTGGGATATATATCCTCCGGAGTTAACCCTTTAGTGTATACCTTGTTTAATAAGACATATAGAAGGGCGTTTTCCAGCTATATACGTTGTCAGTATAACACAGGGCCAAACGCCGGAGTTAGTAGTAAGTCGCTTGCAGTTACGACGGTGCCGTGTACGTCACATGCCATCGTGCCCATATTTGGACATAATGGTGGGAATGGGAAGATGGGAAGTGTGGACCGGAATAGTAACTGTCGGAATGGTGGTGGAGGGGGCCGGGTAGATGGGAATGGGATGATCAGAGGGATGGAACCTGACGACCCCACAGATGGCAGGATGGGGATGGAGATGGAATGTCCCGGGATAATGTCGGAATTAAAACCCGGAATGTCGGAGCTGAAGCTTTCCGTCGACAGCTTCTGCCACGCCCAGGTGGAGCGCACCAGCAGCgtctgattggttgattggttaatTGAATTACGCCAGCGCTGCGTCTCATTGGGTGACGATGGATGGACAGAATGGACATCTTTTGTGATGCGTGCAAGAGAGGGGGACAATACTGGGTTTGTCTTATAGAGAGACAGTGGACACATCCACAGAGCACAGGGCCAAGAACCATAGAGATACTAGAAAGCCCATCTCTTATCTGTACAATGGGAAGCCCTCAGTGACACTGTCCATGTTAAAGGTGGCATTGTGGCACAAGAGCcttctatccaactctatgggAAGGACTCATCTTGACCTGGATGTAATAGAAAAGTACTGCTTCAATCTAGaaacccacagaagaagaagccATGAACAAGGCTGAACAGAGAGAGACTCAAGACTTAAAATATACAACTGTATTATGGATTTTAGTAACAGTTCAGCACCATGTTAAAACTGGTTAGGACACTACATAAGAATACAACAGGTCTGAATCCAGCTCTGCAGGCGTGTATAAAAAGGCCAATAATAGTTAATAGGTAGACTAATAATGTTGAATGGAGAGAGGAATGTAACTGAACACAATATAGCCCCAGTGATAGTGTCACAGCTCCACCTTGTGGTGCCTGTATGAATGCATGAAATAAACCATTTTCAAGAGGGTCGGTGAATGAAGGGGTTGGAAACACTGTGTACAGTGGATCTCTCTCACACATCCTAATGTATTACCTCACTCAGATTCACACAGCATTCTTTGAGAAGATCAGAAAACAGTCAAGTTAAGGATGAACAGCAATGCAGGTCCCGAAGGGCTGcagtgtgtgcatgcttttgtcTCACACAGCCAACCTAACTTCACAAGAAGATAATCCCCCTTCTGTCATCTTTACATCTTTACAACCATAGCTATGACCATAACTCAACCATAACCATAGTCTATAACCCTATCATAGAACAAACCAAATGTACAGTAATCCTTCAGGCCTATACAGTATATCCCACTCCGACCTACAACCCATATTATTCCTACAACCCATAATCAAACGCTGCAACAACCACAACCAAAACACCAGAGCACCTGAATGAATGTATATATGACAACCTCTGACCCCTCTACACAGGTCAAAGTTCAAAGGTCAAAAACGTATCAACTCACTCACTATGTCAAGTTCTCTCTTCCATAAGGAAGATCGAACAGAAGGCCTAAGCGATCGCTAGTAATGTTGGAGCTTTTATCAGACAAAATGATAACGTTGAAAAGactttgaaaataagaattttggGTTGAAAAGGTGGGTTGCTGCAGGCCCATTGACATGTTTGACATAAAGTCTGACAAAAACATTAAACTAAAATAATGAAAAGTACTGCAGAGAGGACGGGCGCCTGATCCGAAATCAGTTTGCGTTCCGATTGAGGAGCGAAGCCAAGAGGTATCctaaacaatttattttaaacTTGTTYgccataactgtgtgtgtgtgtagaatataGCTGTTTCTGGTCCAGGGCATTAGTGCTTCTTGCTAGCACTGAGCTTTCCCTTCTCAGCGTTAGCAAGCCACGCTAATGCTGGGTTTATGACATCTCTTAACTATGAGCATACAACTGGGAAAAATCCAGTTGAACCCCCCTCCAACTCGTAATTACTAGTAGGATAGTCATCTATCATCCCTGTGCCCACGACATCTCCCACATGCTGAGCTCTGttgtcacctactaaggaaatcaCCTTGATAACAGCATTTGTAGCAGTTAAATGCAAATAGGAAACATAATGTATTCTATTtatatggtttttgaacactgTAATTTGTTTAcgagcatgatagctgtacttttagtttatggttgacgcagcttgttTACCATTCGCCATTCGGCATTCTCAATGAGTTCAAAGCATGAAAATGCACACAACCTGTTGCTCCCAGTTTACAGTACAAGTAGTATTTTCCAAGTTTCCCACTTGTCATAAACGCAGCATAATGCCCTGGTCCATAGCTAAAGATATTTTGTGTTATTATTCCATTCcattacaatcaatcaatcaatcaccggTTTTCATACCATTTACTTGTGAATGTTTGTCAATGACACTTCTCATGTTTTGACAATTTCAATCATCCACAAGACAGTGTTGTTTTCTTCTGTGTGATGCTGCTATTTATTTCTTATTAAAACGTAATTCTAATCTGTGCACAATGTCTCCCTTCTGcttgatggatggatagatgaaggatggatggatggagcctACTGTTAAGCTTTCCTGTTGTCAGCATCAAAGACAGCAARAGACAGATTTCAGATAAATCTATGCTTAAACAACTGTTTGTGGCTTTTGAACATTAGTTAAAGGATAATTATAGACCATGTGTATGCTATTATAAAATGTGTAGTGTCATTGAGTGAAGTCTCCCTTTTGAATTATTGTTTGTTTGATTGACGCCAGACTAAACTTGTTAGTGCCTTTGAAAGTTAGTTACAGTATGTTTATTGTATGTGGGTCCCACAATATAGGCAGTGCGTGTTCTCATATAGGAGAAAATGGTTCATGCAATGATTCATTATCGACGTGACAATGGGCTAGGAACAGAGGAGGCCTCTGCACTTCGCTTGAAGAGCCCGAAGAGAGCAGCATTGTTCCAATTCCAATCCTTTACAGTCCAGCCCTATGTTCCAAATATGAGGCATTAGCTCCACTCTGTGGCGATGTAAAGGAACAACGGCTTACTAAAGCAAGGGCAGGCATTTACGGGCGGGACTTAGGYGGGCCTGGCCCGCCTACGTTACCTCCTTGCCcctccaaataaaatattgaaatattgatttACTTGACATAGAAGCGCCCCGACAGAAAGAAGCGAGAGAAACCCTATTTCTCAGTATGtttagaccatgtatctgatactGTTTGAAAAAATAAGAGTATGGATTATCATACTAATTACTCATGTCTAAAGAAAATTGTTCAAAATARTTCACCAGAGAGAATgccttagccacagaggatcattagcttctttaaaaaaaatagctgtacattgtttcaaatcacaagcacATAGGCCTATCCCTATTCGGGAAGCCCACAATTTGTGTGGCAATAGGCCTAGTGATTATTGAGTTGcatctgtcagtgaaaagcatctaaaatatgtgtgaagataataaGTCTCGAGTATAATTTAACAAGAtgagacaagaagaaggggagggagtGTGACTAATAGGGTTCAATATTTTCCCAGTATTTTAGAAACCTTCGATCCccagaataaatcacttttctcccaggTAACCCTGTATTTCCCGCCAAAATCAGATTGTCATTCTGAAGcatataaagcatataaatatgactggatttgattagagctttgatcagcgTGAAAAATCAAGTCTGATGCTACATGAGCCTAATGAGCCCTACATTGAAGACATTTTATGATCCCAAACCCCAAAAATCCCAAATGATGGTGCTGTTATCCAATAGGCCTACATAGcctatgatatacagtgccttcagaaattattcagaccccttgaccttttcctaattttgttacgttaaagccttattctaaaatggattacataatttttttaaatcctcagcaatctaccccataatgacacagcgaaaataggttttatgaaatattagcaaatttataaaaaaaaaacatttaacagaAATATCTTTATATAAStattcagaccctttgctatgagacccgaaattgagcttaggtgcatcctgtttccattgatcatccttgagatgtatctacaacttgattggagtccacctgtggtaaattcaattaattggacatgatttggaaaggcacacacctgtctatacaagttcccacagttgatagtgcatgtcagagcaaaaacaaagccatgaggtcgaaggaattgtgtgtagagctctgagagagaattgtgttgaggcacagatctggggaagggcaccaacaaatgtctgcagcattgaagatcccccaagaacagtggcctccatcacttttaaatggaagaagtttggaacca includes these proteins:
- the htr2cl1 gene encoding 5-hydroxytryptamine (serotonin) receptor 2C, G protein-coupled-like 1, translated to MGSPGGVALLSGFGSSATDSLEVGGWMVLPGGNNSTYLGLNQSLPWGVGAGGVDANLSLGSSQAEAVIRAPTMKEKNWPALLILVIIVLTVCGNILVILAVSLEKKLQNATNFFLRSLAVADILVGILVMPISLINILYDYAWPLPSALCPIWIYLDVLFSTASIMHLCAISLDRYVAIRNPIEHSRFNSRTKAMLKIAAVWTISIGVSMPIPVIGLHNKDKVFVDGSCVLNEEHFMLIGSFVAFFIPLVIMVVSYYLTVQVLQRQATVFLYEGKTPSHQPLHPPPTPSNHRSPALNFQVPPINIEAPPPRRQGSLSCQKGAEHVRQTSLLNTSPSEYISIIPSSEVASQLSSPTGHDPRDSIGRRGMMQAIKNERRASKVLGIVFFLFLIMWCPFFITNVTYVLCQGTCNEPLLAELLNVFVWVGYISSGVNPLVYTLFNKTYRRAFSSYIRCQYNTGPNAGVSSKSLAVTTVPCTSHAIVPIFGHNGGNGKMGSVDRNSNCRNGGGGGRVDGNGMIRGMEPDDPTDGRMGMEMECPGIMSELKPGMSELKLSVDSFCHAQVERTSSV